One genomic window of Pelecanus crispus isolate bPelCri1 chromosome 18, bPelCri1.pri, whole genome shotgun sequence includes the following:
- the LOC142595192 gene encoding feather keratin Cos1-1/Cos1-3/Cos2-1-like — MSCYDQCLPCRPCGPTPLANSCNEPCVRQCQNSTVVIEPSPVVVTLPGPILSSFPQNTVVGSSTSAAVGSILSSEGVPISSGGFDLSCITSRYCGRRCPPC; from the coding sequence atgtcctgctacgaccagtgcctgccctgccggccctgcggcccaaccccgctggccaacagctgcaatgagccctgtgtcaggcagtgccagaactccaccgtcgtcattgagccctctcctgtggtggtgaccctgcccggacccatcctcagctccttcccgcagaacactgttgtgggctcctccacctctgctgctgttggcagcatcctcagctctgagggagtgcccatctcctctgggggctttgacctctcctgcattaccagccgctactgtggcagaaggtgcccTCCCTGCTAA